The following are encoded in a window of Paraburkholderia sp. HP33-1 genomic DNA:
- a CDS encoding 3-hydroxybutyrate dehydrogenase: protein MSSLNTNLNGKVAVVTGAASGIGKQIALTLSAAGAAVAIADLNQDGANAVAEEIRKSGGKAIGVAMDVTSEDAVNQGIDKVAEEFGSIDILVSNAGIQIVNPIENYSFSDWKKMQAIHVDGAFLTTKAALKHMYKDNRGGVVIYMGSVHSHVASPLKSAYVTAKHALLGLSRVLAKEGAAHNVRSHVVCPGFVRTPLVDKQIPEQAKELGISEEEVIKRVMLGGTVDGIFTTVEDVAQTVLFLSTFPTAALTGQSFVVSHGWYMH from the coding sequence ATGTCGTCTCTGAACACGAATCTGAACGGCAAGGTCGCCGTCGTCACGGGCGCCGCGAGCGGCATCGGCAAGCAGATCGCATTGACTCTTTCGGCCGCGGGCGCGGCGGTCGCGATCGCCGATCTGAACCAGGACGGTGCGAACGCCGTGGCTGAAGAAATCAGAAAGAGCGGCGGCAAGGCAATCGGCGTGGCAATGGACGTGACAAGCGAAGACGCCGTCAACCAGGGTATCGACAAGGTTGCCGAGGAATTCGGCTCGATTGACATTCTCGTTTCCAACGCCGGCATCCAGATCGTCAATCCGATCGAAAACTATTCGTTCTCGGACTGGAAAAAGATGCAGGCCATTCACGTGGACGGCGCGTTCCTGACCACCAAGGCTGCGCTCAAGCACATGTACAAGGACAATCGCGGCGGCGTCGTGATCTACATGGGCTCGGTCCACTCGCATGTCGCCTCGCCGCTGAAGTCCGCATACGTGACCGCGAAGCATGCTCTGCTGGGCCTGTCGCGCGTGCTGGCCAAGGAGGGCGCTGCGCACAACGTGCGTTCGCACGTCGTGTGCCCGGGCTTCGTGCGCACGCCACTCGTCGACAAACAGATCCCCGAGCAGGCGAAGGAACTCGGCATCAGCGAAGAGGAAGTGATCAAGCGCGTGATGCTGGGCGGCACCGTCGACGGTATCTTTACGACGGTCGAAGACGTCGCGCAGACCGTGCTGTTCCTGTCGACCTTCCCGACGGCGGCGCTGACCGGCCAGTCGTTCGTAGTGAGCCACGGCTGGTACATGCACTAA